In a single window of the Natronosalvus caseinilyticus genome:
- a CDS encoding TIGR04024 family LLM class F420-dependent oxidoreductase, translating into MTRKTLHLPVAAQPSVQSLVDIAKRGEDRGYERAWVPETWGRDVVTVLTRIATETDEIGIGPSIANVYSRSPALLGQTAATLQEVSDGRLRLGIGPSGPAVVEGWHGVDFDRPLRRTREYLEIVRAVTSGETLYYDGDVFSLAGFRLRCDPPETPIPVDVAGMGPKSVELAGRFADGWHAIVFTPEGMRERLEDLERGIGLGDRERDDVRVTLSLTACALEDGERARTLARQHLAFYVGAMGTYYRESLARQGYEEEANDIAAAWSSGDHERACSLIPDDLLDDLGAAGTPERARAELEKFEAIDGVDSLAIGFPRGATTEEIEATIDALAPER; encoded by the coding sequence ATGACCCGAAAAACGCTTCACCTGCCCGTCGCCGCACAGCCCTCCGTCCAGTCACTCGTCGACATCGCCAAACGAGGCGAGGATAGGGGGTACGAACGCGCGTGGGTCCCGGAAACGTGGGGGCGCGACGTCGTAACCGTCCTCACGCGAATTGCGACCGAGACCGACGAGATCGGCATCGGTCCGAGCATCGCCAACGTCTACTCGCGCTCCCCGGCACTCCTGGGCCAGACGGCCGCCACCCTCCAGGAGGTCTCCGACGGACGCCTCCGCCTCGGTATCGGCCCGAGCGGCCCGGCCGTCGTCGAGGGCTGGCACGGCGTCGACTTCGACCGACCCCTCCGGCGCACGCGCGAGTACCTCGAAATCGTCCGAGCCGTAACCAGCGGCGAGACGCTGTACTACGACGGCGACGTCTTCTCGCTGGCTGGCTTCCGGTTACGCTGTGACCCGCCCGAGACGCCGATCCCCGTAGACGTGGCCGGCATGGGGCCGAAGTCGGTCGAACTCGCGGGCCGGTTCGCCGACGGCTGGCACGCCATCGTCTTCACGCCCGAGGGGATGCGCGAACGCCTCGAGGACCTCGAGCGCGGCATCGGCCTCGGCGACCGCGAGCGCGACGACGTTCGCGTGACGCTCTCGCTGACCGCTTGCGCGCTCGAGGACGGCGAACGAGCCCGTACCCTCGCCCGCCAGCACCTGGCGTTCTACGTCGGCGCGATGGGCACGTACTACCGGGAGTCCCTCGCCCGGCAGGGGTACGAGGAGGAGGCGAACGACATCGCGGCCGCCTGGTCGAGCGGCGACCACGAGCGGGCGTGTTCGCTGATCCCGGACGACCTGCTCGACGACCTCGGCGCGGCGGGGACGCCCGAGCGAGCCCGCGCCGAACTCGAGAAGTTCGAGGCGATCGACGGCGTCGATTCACTCGCCATCGGCTTCCCGCGGGGGGCTACGACCGAGGAGATCGAGGCGACGATCGACGCGCTCGCGCCCGAACGGTGA
- a CDS encoding SDR family NAD(P)-dependent oxidoreductase: MTVEQFHIDGDVAIVTGASSGIGRTIAERFADDGVDVVICSREQENVDPVAEAIEESDRPGNALAVECDVTDSEAIAALVEATVEAFGGLDVLVNNAGASFVANFDGISENGWRTILDINLTGTYLCTHAAADHLKDGGGIVVNLSSVAGIQGAPYMSHYAAAKAGVNALTSSLGFEWATEGVRVNAVAPGFVATKGVEAQMGISADEVDRDDLDRRMGTVEEIADVVQFLASPASSYLVGQTLEAAGKPAIMEKPDV, translated from the coding sequence ATGACGGTCGAACAGTTCCACATCGACGGCGACGTCGCCATCGTGACCGGCGCCTCGAGCGGCATCGGCCGGACCATCGCCGAGCGCTTCGCCGACGACGGCGTCGACGTCGTAATCTGCTCTCGTGAACAGGAGAACGTCGACCCCGTGGCTGAGGCTATCGAGGAAAGTGACCGGCCTGGAAACGCACTCGCCGTCGAGTGCGACGTGACCGATAGCGAGGCCATCGCGGCCCTCGTGGAGGCGACCGTCGAGGCGTTCGGCGGACTGGACGTCCTCGTGAACAACGCGGGCGCCAGCTTCGTGGCCAACTTCGACGGCATCAGCGAGAACGGCTGGCGAACGATCCTGGACATCAACCTCACCGGAACCTACCTGTGTACCCACGCGGCCGCCGACCACCTCAAGGACGGCGGCGGCATCGTCGTCAACCTCTCGAGCGTCGCCGGGATCCAGGGCGCACCGTACATGAGCCACTACGCGGCGGCGAAAGCCGGCGTCAACGCGCTCACGTCCTCGCTGGGCTTCGAGTGGGCGACCGAGGGCGTGCGCGTCAACGCCGTCGCTCCCGGCTTCGTCGCGACGAAGGGCGTCGAGGCCCAGATGGGAATCAGTGCCGACGAGGTCGACCGCGACGACCTCGATCGACGGATGGGAACCGTCGAGGAGATCGCTGATGTCGTCCAGTTCCTCGCCAGCCCCGCCTCGTCGTACCTCGTCGGGCAGACGCTCGAGGCCGCCGGCAAACCAGCGATTATGGAGAAACCCGACGTCTGA
- a CDS encoding tubulin/FtsZ family protein: MKLALIGFGQAGGKVVDAFCAFDETIGGHVVEAAIAVNTATADLRGLEHVTPENRVLIGQSRVKGHGVGADNELGAEVAAADVDEIQTAIDRVPVHDLDAFLIVAGLGGGTGSGGAPVLATHLKRIYNEPVYGLGILPATDEGGIYTLNAARSFRTFTREVDSLLVFDNDAWRQTGESVGSGFERSNRELVERVGRLFAAGEVSSGDHVAESVVDASEIINTLETGVATIGYATQSVNSNTSGILERVSGTSSSTHFGTEHEATNRITSLVRKATLGRLTLPCSVSSADKGLVVAAGPPDELSRKGIERGRTWLEEETGSMEIRGGDYPRPGADEVGAIVLLSGVTDVPRVEQLQSVAVETKETTSTIRAEQTGGLESLLDTGGELDALF; the protein is encoded by the coding sequence ATGAAACTCGCACTCATCGGTTTCGGTCAGGCAGGCGGAAAGGTCGTCGACGCCTTCTGTGCGTTCGACGAAACGATCGGCGGCCACGTCGTCGAGGCGGCGATCGCCGTCAACACCGCGACGGCCGACCTGCGCGGACTCGAGCACGTCACTCCCGAGAATCGCGTCCTGATCGGGCAGTCTCGCGTAAAAGGCCACGGCGTGGGCGCAGACAACGAACTGGGCGCCGAAGTCGCCGCGGCGGACGTCGACGAGATACAGACGGCAATCGATCGCGTGCCCGTCCACGACCTCGACGCCTTCCTGATCGTGGCCGGTCTGGGCGGCGGGACGGGATCGGGCGGTGCCCCCGTACTTGCGACGCACCTCAAACGGATCTACAACGAACCGGTGTACGGGCTCGGCATCCTCCCTGCGACGGACGAGGGTGGCATCTACACGCTCAACGCCGCCCGGTCGTTCCGGACCTTCACGCGCGAGGTCGATTCGCTGCTCGTCTTTGACAACGACGCCTGGCGCCAGACCGGCGAGTCGGTGGGGAGCGGGTTCGAACGGAGCAACCGGGAACTCGTCGAGCGAGTCGGCCGACTCTTCGCCGCGGGCGAAGTCTCGTCGGGTGACCACGTCGCCGAGAGCGTCGTCGACGCTTCCGAAATCATCAACACGCTCGAGACCGGCGTCGCCACGATCGGCTACGCAACTCAGTCGGTCAATTCGAACACGTCCGGTATCCTCGAGCGCGTATCCGGAACGTCCTCGAGCACCCACTTTGGCACCGAACACGAGGCGACAAATCGGATCACGAGCCTCGTCCGAAAGGCGACGCTGGGCCGACTGACGCTCCCCTGTTCGGTCTCGAGCGCCGACAAGGGGCTCGTCGTGGCGGCCGGCCCGCCGGACGAGCTCAGCCGGAAGGGAATCGAGCGCGGACGAACCTGGCTCGAGGAGGAGACCGGGAGCATGGAGATCCGCGGCGGCGATTACCCACGACCGGGCGCCGACGAGGTGGGGGCTATCGTCCTCCTCTCCGGGGTCACGGACGTACCACGCGTCGAGCAACTCCAGTCGGTCGCCGTCGAGACCAAAGAGACGACCTCGACGATTCGAGCCGAACAGACCGGCGGTCTCGAGTCGCTGCTCGACACCGGTGGGGAACTCGACGCGCTGTTCTAG
- a CDS encoding ABC transporter substrate-binding protein has product MDKRVRRRDLLATLGATASASLAGCSEYIWSGTNGTSPDPVSLEIKTVPTDDDVIAPKIANQLTDNLRAVGIDTDHVPLEEAELYREVLIERNYDVFIIRHPGFDEVDSLRSLLHSDFVGEQGWQNPFRFSDPTTDGYLDSQREARGDDRREIFDTLFTYLTQDDTAPYTVVAHHDHLGAVDADLSLYQIPFTPREYLEAVTNPPDDEIDRPLRAGLFGYQRTSRLNPLVVDLTDVQTILDLVYDPLVRKFDEEYVHWLAERIEWDESGGRLEARVTLHDGLHWHDGEPIDAEDVRFTVDFLSDTSLGEAESPVTAPQLRGRQSLIDEVTVTGEHTVRVHFDGVSREVARWALTLPLLPEHIWYERSELVGDHQTEALNWDNSEPVGSGLFAFVESEDGESVTLEVFEDHVLYESESETEGEGEGEGDDEPATDAPETEPEHDGADNETDDGPEDGDRDGDGDGNGDEQSDDEDASTETAPRFDGLEFRVLPNVGAALDALIDGDLDFIANQVPATQLDEVADEESIRTTTQDTGAFYMIGYNLTHSSLGNPRFRGVISQLIDRENAVETIFHGYASAPETQSAFVGIPDDRWDTDRYASGYGFPGQEGELDEEQARALFEEAGYSYVNGELVE; this is encoded by the coding sequence ATGGATAAACGGGTACGCCGGCGAGACCTCCTGGCCACACTCGGGGCCACTGCCAGCGCGTCCCTCGCCGGCTGTTCGGAGTACATCTGGTCTGGAACCAATGGCACCTCGCCCGACCCGGTCTCCCTCGAGATCAAGACCGTTCCGACCGACGACGACGTCATCGCCCCGAAGATCGCGAACCAGTTGACCGACAACCTCCGTGCGGTCGGGATCGACACCGATCACGTCCCGCTCGAGGAAGCCGAACTCTACCGGGAGGTACTGATCGAACGAAACTACGACGTCTTCATCATTCGCCACCCCGGTTTCGACGAGGTCGACTCGCTCCGGTCGCTTCTCCACTCGGACTTCGTCGGCGAACAGGGCTGGCAGAACCCGTTTCGATTCTCCGATCCCACGACTGACGGCTACCTCGATTCACAGCGCGAAGCCAGGGGAGACGACCGACGCGAGATTTTCGATACCCTGTTTACCTATCTCACCCAGGACGATACGGCTCCGTACACCGTCGTCGCCCACCACGACCACCTCGGCGCCGTCGACGCCGACCTCTCGCTGTATCAGATCCCGTTCACCCCACGGGAGTACCTCGAGGCCGTTACGAACCCACCCGACGACGAGATTGACCGCCCGCTTCGTGCCGGCCTGTTCGGCTATCAGCGCACATCACGCCTGAACCCGCTCGTCGTCGACCTGACCGACGTCCAGACGATTCTGGACCTGGTGTACGATCCGCTCGTTCGAAAGTTCGACGAGGAGTACGTCCACTGGCTCGCCGAGCGTATCGAGTGGGACGAATCCGGCGGCAGACTCGAGGCGAGGGTGACGCTCCACGACGGTCTCCACTGGCACGATGGTGAGCCAATCGACGCCGAGGACGTCCGGTTCACGGTCGATTTCCTCTCCGACACCTCGCTCGGAGAAGCCGAAAGCCCCGTCACGGCTCCACAGCTACGAGGTCGGCAATCGCTGATCGACGAGGTCACTGTGACTGGCGAACACACGGTCCGCGTTCACTTCGATGGCGTCTCTCGAGAAGTGGCTCGGTGGGCGCTGACGCTCCCCTTGCTGCCTGAGCACATCTGGTACGAGCGGTCGGAACTCGTCGGTGATCACCAGACCGAGGCCCTCAACTGGGACAACTCCGAACCCGTCGGCTCCGGCCTGTTCGCGTTCGTCGAATCCGAAGACGGCGAGTCGGTCACCCTCGAGGTGTTCGAGGATCACGTGCTGTACGAGTCCGAGTCCGAAACCGAAGGCGAGGGCGAAGGCGAAGGCGATGACGAACCGGCGACGGATGCCCCCGAGACGGAGCCAGAGCACGACGGAGCCGACAACGAGACGGACGACGGGCCCGAGGACGGTGACCGAGACGGAGACGGAGACGGGAACGGGGACGAGCAATCCGACGACGAAGACGCGTCCACAGAGACAGCTCCCAGATTCGACGGCCTCGAGTTTCGCGTCCTGCCGAACGTTGGCGCCGCTCTCGACGCGCTGATCGACGGCGACCTCGACTTCATCGCCAATCAGGTCCCGGCGACCCAACTCGACGAGGTCGCAGACGAGGAATCCATTCGGACGACGACCCAGGACACCGGGGCGTTCTACATGATCGGGTACAACCTGACCCACTCCTCGCTCGGCAACCCCCGGTTCAGGGGCGTGATATCGCAGTTGATCGACCGCGAAAATGCGGTCGAGACGATTTTTCACGGGTATGCGAGCGCGCCAGAGACCCAGAGCGCCTTCGTTGGCATCCCCGACGACCGGTGGGACACCGACCGCTACGCTTCGGGATACGGATTTCCAGGCCAGGAGGGAGAACTCGACGAAGAGCAGGCACGAGCGCTTTTCGAGGAGGCCGGGTACAGTTACGTCAACGGCGAACTCGTCGAGTGA
- a CDS encoding phosphatase PAP2 family protein gives MALEGVVVDLALGVGVMLCSATLVLVGPARFTRALRDAGSRFRSASLSLGALLGVLALRWGGSQSAPWTSQDVMSWLQFRVVGRNITPLIDRFERELFAENPVIVLQSLESDLLTSFFVFSYLYGYAFLLLFPFVAYFSLRRMDRFNSLVLAFTANYAIGLLCYVLFIAYGPRNLLALEVVPLLYESYPQARFLTNEINQNTNVFPSLHTSLSVSVFFLALATRDEYPLWVPISGILALSVVLSTMYLGIHWFSDVAAGIVLAAVSVYIGLNFDLEKYRGPLLTAVSRRTWGRADSGSG, from the coding sequence ATGGCACTCGAAGGAGTCGTGGTGGATCTCGCGCTCGGCGTCGGCGTGATGCTCTGCTCTGCGACGCTGGTCCTAGTCGGGCCGGCACGATTCACCCGCGCACTCAGGGATGCCGGGTCGCGGTTTCGAAGCGCATCCCTCTCTCTCGGCGCTCTCCTCGGCGTGTTGGCCCTCAGATGGGGAGGTTCCCAGAGCGCCCCGTGGACCTCCCAGGACGTCATGTCGTGGTTACAGTTTCGCGTCGTCGGCCGAAACATCACGCCGCTGATCGACCGATTCGAGCGGGAACTGTTCGCCGAGAACCCCGTCATCGTACTCCAGTCGCTCGAGAGCGACCTCCTGACGTCGTTTTTCGTCTTCAGCTACCTCTATGGCTACGCATTCTTGCTCCTGTTCCCGTTCGTCGCGTACTTCTCGCTGCGGCGAATGGACCGGTTCAATTCGCTGGTGCTCGCGTTTACGGCGAACTACGCCATCGGCCTGCTCTGTTACGTATTGTTCATCGCTTACGGGCCGCGAAACCTCCTCGCCCTCGAGGTCGTCCCGCTCCTCTACGAGTCCTACCCGCAGGCCCGGTTCCTGACCAACGAGATCAACCAGAACACGAACGTCTTCCCCTCGCTTCACACGTCGCTGTCGGTGAGCGTCTTCTTCCTCGCGCTGGCGACCCGCGACGAGTATCCGCTCTGGGTGCCCATCTCGGGCATTCTGGCACTGAGCGTCGTTCTCTCGACGATGTACCTCGGCATCCACTGGTTCTCGGACGTCGCCGCCGGAATCGTTCTCGCCGCTGTAAGCGTCTACATCGGGCTCAACTTCGACCTCGAGAAGTACCGAGGGCCGCTCCTGACGGCCGTGTCTCGCCGGACCTGGGGGCGAGCAGATAGCGGTAGCGGGTAG
- a CDS encoding sugar phosphate isomerase/epimerase family protein, producing MDIGVHTPPLYGESLEDAVAYLAERGVGAIEPGVGGYPGDTHLPRDEYLDDEDAQADLHALLENHEMRISALATHNNPLHPDEERASEADTELRETIELADQLDVGTVTCFSGLPAGGPNDEVPNWITAPWPSEHADAHEYQWEVAREFWGDLAAYADDHGVDLAIEMHPNMLVYEPSGLLELREATNERVGANFDPSHLYWQGISITDAIRHLGNRDAIHHVHAKDTRIYEEESRVKGVLDTTAYDDEPNRSWLFRSVGYGHGEGHWKDIVSTLRMVGYDDVLSIEHEDSLTSSTEGLEKAIELLERAVFTDQPGEAYWAE from the coding sequence ATGGACATCGGCGTACACACTCCACCACTGTACGGTGAATCGCTCGAGGACGCCGTCGCCTACCTCGCCGAGCGCGGCGTCGGCGCGATCGAACCCGGCGTCGGCGGCTATCCGGGCGACACCCACTTGCCTCGAGACGAGTACCTCGACGACGAGGACGCGCAGGCGGACCTCCACGCGCTGCTCGAGAACCACGAGATGCGAATCAGCGCGCTCGCGACCCACAACAATCCGCTCCACCCCGACGAGGAACGCGCGAGCGAGGCGGATACGGAACTCCGCGAGACGATCGAGTTGGCCGACCAGCTCGACGTCGGCACCGTCACCTGCTTCTCGGGTCTCCCGGCGGGTGGACCGAACGACGAGGTCCCCAACTGGATCACGGCGCCGTGGCCGAGCGAACACGCCGACGCCCACGAGTACCAGTGGGAGGTTGCCCGCGAGTTCTGGGGCGACCTGGCCGCCTACGCGGACGATCACGGCGTCGACCTGGCGATCGAGATGCACCCGAACATGCTGGTCTACGAACCTAGCGGCCTGCTTGAGTTGCGCGAAGCGACCAACGAACGCGTCGGGGCGAACTTCGACCCCTCGCACCTCTACTGGCAGGGAATCTCGATCACGGACGCGATTCGCCACCTCGGGAACCGCGACGCGATCCACCACGTCCACGCCAAGGACACCCGCATCTACGAGGAGGAATCGCGCGTGAAGGGCGTCCTGGACACGACGGCCTACGACGACGAGCCCAACCGGTCGTGGCTGTTCCGCTCGGTGGGCTACGGCCACGGCGAGGGCCACTGGAAGGACATCGTCTCGACGCTCCGGATGGTCGGCTACGACGACGTGCTGAGCATCGAACACGAGGACTCGCTCACGAGTTCGACGGAGGGCCTCGAGAAGGCCATCGAACTGCTCGAGCGGGCGGTCTTCACGGACCAGCCGGGCGAAGCGTACTGGGCCGAGTAG